The genomic window CAAAACTACCATAAATAATCACTTTTCAATTTGAATTGTAAACTTATGAAAGTAAGAGTTGAAAAGGATTGCATACCTGAGTAGTGATGTGGAGATGGGATGCACTAAGTGATGAATGAATGAGTGGGTGCTTGTTtgagagaagaaagaaatttttgtgaaagaagaaGTTGGAAAGGAGAGGTTTGGAGTGAAATGAGAGGATAAGATGGAGGAGAATGTTGTTTTAGGGTTTGGAATGTTTTGAAAACCGTGTTTGTGGTAGTGGGTGGTGAGGTGGAAACATTTTGGGCCAGCTGTCCGTTTAAAATTGAAGTTCAGGATTCGCagagttcgctgagcgaatataatgttcgctgagcgaaccatACCAGAAAAAAAATTTTGCTGAATCCTTTGGCACAGCTTACACCAAACATGTTCCTaccatcaaaattattttatgcatgctaaaacattaaattacttacaaaattgggttgcctcccaacaagcgcttgtttaacgtcattagcttgacgttCTTTTTGGAGCTTCAAGGATCGGAAAGTGGGATTTTGGTAGTGACACGATCAAATTCACCACCAAAATAGAGTTTCAACCTTTGACCATTCACAGTCCAGGTTGCATTTGTTGCTGGATCTTCTAACACGACTGCACCATAAGGCTTCACCTCATGTATTTTGAACGGACCGGACCATTTTGATTTCAACTTCCCCGGAAATAGTTTCAACCTTGaattgaaaagtaaaaccatttGACCTGGCCTGAATTCTTTGTTGACAAGCCGTTTATCATGATAGCTTTTGACCTTTTCTTTGTACAGCTTCGAAGATTCATAAGCTTGGCATCTCAATTCATCCAACTGTTGAAGCTGAACTTTTCTTTGCTCTCCGGCTTGGctttcatcaaaattcaaaaatttcaaagccCAATAGGCTTTATGTTCAAGCTCGACCGGAAGATGACATGCCTTACCATATACCATCTGAAAAGGTGTAAGGCCTATTGGTGCTTTGAAAGCAGTTCGATATGCCCATAATGCCTCGTCTAACTTTAATGACCAATCTTTTCTTGATGCGGACACAGTTTTTTCcagaattttctttatttcacgATTCGAAACTTCTGCTTGTCCgttggtctgaggatggtaTGGCGATGCTACTTTGTGCTTGACTCCATAATGCTCAAGTGCTTTGGCTAGTTGAGAATTGCAAAAATGTGACCCTCCATCACTAATAAGCACACGAGGAGTTCCAAAACGagtgaaaatgtttctttttagaaattttatcacCGTTTTGCCATCGGCTTTTGGTGACGCAATTGCTTCCACCCATTTAGACACATAATCTACTGCCACAAGAATGTATTCATTTGAAAATGATGATGGAAAAGGGCCAACAAAATCAATACCCCAGCAATCAAATACTTCAACAACATGCATGTTTTGAAGTGGCATTTCATTGCGCCTTGAAATTCCACCAATTCTTTGACAGTTATCACATCTCCGAGCATGTTCATAAGTGTCTTTGAATAAACTCGGCCAAAAGAATCCTGACTGCAAAATTTTTGCTGCTGTTCTTTCTCCATTATAGTGACCTCCATATGGTGAGTTATGACAATGCCACATGATGCTTGTGGCTTCCTCTTTGGTAACACATCTCCTCAACAGGTTGTCAGCTCCAATTTTAAACAGATAAGGATCATCCCAAACATATTGATTTGCTTCACGGaggaactttttcttttggtgccaATTGAAATCATCCGGTATTAATCCGGATGCTTTAAAATTAGCCATATCAGCAAACCATGGCCTTTCTTGCACCATAAGCAGTTTTTCATCGGGGAATTCTTCAAGAACCTCACGTTCATGTTTGGTCACCTCATTGTTTACAAGTCTTGATAAGTGATCAGCTACCAAGTTTTCTGTtccctttttatcttttatctcaagatcaaactcttgtaATAAAAGCATCCACCGAATGAGTCTCGGCTTAGAATCAGCTTTTGTAATCAGATACTTGATAGCTGCATGGTCAGTATAAACAACAATTTTTGAACCAATCAAATAAGAACGAAATTTCTCAAATGCATACACTATAGCAAGCAATTCTTTCTCGGTTGTTGCATAgttaacttgtgcatcatttaatactttgcttgcatagtgtatagcatgaaaaattttgttctttctttgtccAAGGACTGCACCAACTGCATAATCACTAGCATCACACATCAATTCAAATTCGAGTTTCCAATCGGGTGCTATGATTATGGGTGCAGTCACCAATCTTTTTTTCAATTCAGTAAAAGCAattaaacattcatcatcaaatgtAAAAGACGTACCTTTATTAAGCAAATTGCTTAAAGGTTTGGCAATTTTTGAGAAATCCTTGATGAATCTTCGGTAGAAACCGGCATGACCTAGAAAACTTCTGATTCCTTTGACATTTACCGGAGGAGGAAGCTTTTCAATGACCTCCACCTTTGCTCTATCCACCTCAATACCTCTGGAAGAGATCTTGTGACCAAGAACAATGCCTTCGGTCACCATGAAATGACACTTCTCCCAATTAAGAACCAGATTCGTTTCAACACACCGCTTCAGTACGGTGTCCAAATTCTTCAAGCAATGTTGGAATGACGGACCGAACACGGAGAAATCATCCATGAACACTTCGATGCATTTCTCTATCAAGTCAGAAAAAATTGCTTGCATACACCGTTGAAATGTTGCCGGTGCATTGCACAATCCGAAAGGCATTCTTCTATAAGCAAAAACACCGAAAGGACatgtgaaagctgttttttcatgatCTTCGGGGTTGACTGAAATCTGGTTGTACCCCGAATATCCATCTAGAAAGCAATAGAACTTCTGACCGGATAATCTCTCAAGCATTTGATCCATAAATGgtaatggaaaatgatcttTTCTGGTTGCTTTGTTGAGTCTCCGGTAAtctatacacatccgccacCCGGTGACGGTTCTTGATggaattaattcatttttgtcattCGCAATCACTGTCATCCCTCCTTTCTTTGGAACCACCTGGACTGGACTAACCCAAGTACTGTCGGAAATCGGATAGATCATACCAGCTTCAAGTAACTTTACCACTTCTTTTCTTACAACCTCCTTCATTGTTGGATTCAATCGACGTTGAGGCTGAGCAACAGGTTTGTAATCATCTTCCATCATAATATTATGCATACAATAAGATGGACTAATACCTTTGAGATCGGATAAAGACCACCCGAttgcttctttgttttctttcagaATTTGAATCAAGCTTTTTTCTTCATCAGCTGACAATGAGTTGCTAATGATCACCggcttcttttcttcttcttcaaggaATGCATACTTGAGATGAGATGGTAATGTTTTCAACTCAAGCTTCACTTCACCCGGTCTTTCTTCATTCTTAAGCTCCTCAATCTTTGCTTCTAAAGGAGTTACTTCCTTCAAAGCATCCAGCTGCTTCAGAAAACtctcaacttcttcttctttctcaggATCAAGTGCTTCAAAACTTTCAGTTAGGGCTTGTTCGAGTGATGAAGGTTGATGTGCTTGTTTCCTCACATCTAATATGGCTTCTTCAGTTGCATCAAGTTTGAAGCACATATCTTTCTCATGTGGATGCTTCATAGCTTCCCACAAATTAAAACTGACCTCCTCATCTTGAACTCGAACTTTCATCACCCCGTCATCAATATCAATCATCATACGAGCTGTTTTCATGAATGGTCTTCCAAGAATTAACGGAACATCATCATCCTCTTCAATGTCCATCACCACAAAGTCTATAGGGAACATAAACTTATCAACTTTTACAAGAACATCTTCAGCCATTCCCGACGGACGAGTGATGGATTTATCAGCAAGTTGCAATGTCATTCTTGTACGTGTGATGTCAAGACCACCAACCCGTTTAATCACCGATAAAGGAATAAGATTGATGCTTGACCCTAAATCAATAAGGGCTTTTCCAACATTCACATTACCAATGGTAACCGGCAACGTGACTCTCCCCGGATCTTTTTCTTTAGTCGGAAGAGTTCGTTGAATAATGGCACTACAGCTTGCATCAAGTTGaataacttcatcatcattgtacCTTCTCTTCTTGGTAAGGATTTCTTTCATGAATTTTGCATATGTTGGCATCTGCTCCAAGGCTTCGGAAAATGGAATGTTGATTTGCAATCTTTTAAAGATATCCATAAACCTTGCATACTGCCTTTCTTTATCCTTCTTTGATGGAGCATGTGGATATGGCAGATGTTGAGGTAAactattcttttcttttcttacttCAACCTCCTTCTCTCCCTTCTCTgcatttctttcatttttttctgttttttcatttttttcaactaaatcttcctttttattcttttctgcttcattctcactttctccttcctcctcttcatctGCTCGTCTCATAACCTCCTCTTCCTTCCTCAAATTATCACCTATTCCCTTGCCAACTTCCTTACCGCTTCTTGTTGTAATTGACTTGCATTGTTCTTTTGGATTCGGTTCGGTGTTGGCTGCAAATGATCCTCCTTGATTTTTGTTATTGGCCATTTCTTTTGCTATTTGACCAATCTGAGTCTCAAGATTTCTTAACACCGCATCATTGCCTCTTTGGTAGACTTGAGTTTCTTGCACAAactgattttgttgttgattcatcACATTTTGTTGCTGATTCTGTTTGGTCTGCATCTCTATGAATGATCTCAAAGCTTCTTCCAAACTTGCATTTTGAGTTTGTTGTACCGGTGGTTGACTGTAGCTTTCATATTGTCTTTGCCTATTTGCTGAGCCACCATCTTGTTTCCAACCTTGACCATAGTTTGAGTTGTTTCCCCTTTGATAGCCAGCATTATTCGGATACTGACTTTGTCTTTGTTGATTTGCCATGAAGTTCACCTCTTCATGAGATGGAGGACAATGACCAGTTGGATGATTTCCGGTGCATAATTCACATGATGCTACTTGCTTTGCTTTCCCCGATCCTTCTTGAAAAGTCATCAACTTTGACATTTGTTTGGATAACTCCTCCACCGTGTTGGTAAGAAGCTTATTTTGAGCCAATACAGCATCTGATGGATCAAGTTCAAGAATCCCAGGCTTCCTTTGAGTTTTGCTGCGTTCACTTTGTCGATCACTAAGTGACATTTTCTCAATGATAGTCGTAGCATCTGCAGCACTCAATGATAAGAGAGAACCACCTGCTGTTGCATCTAAAAGGAGCTTTGAATCCTGCAAAAGaccatttctaaaaatatgaatttgggtTAGTTCATCAAATCCATGATTAGGGCATTTACGCAGCATTGCTTTGTATCGATCCCATGCTTCACATAGAGTCTCATTGGAGCCTTGAGAAAACACCGCAATTGATGTCTTTGACTCCATGAATTTATGATGTGGAAAGAACCGATCAAGAAACTTCTCTTCCAAAGTATTCCAATTTGTCATGACTTGAGCTGGTAAATCAAGGTACCAATCTTTGGCCTTTCCTATCAATGAATGTGGAAACATTCTCATGAACACCGCTTCCTCCTCCGCTTCAGGAGCACCAAGCGAACCGGCTATTTCATAGAACTTCACCAAATGATTGTATGGATCTTCATGTGATAAACCTGTAAAAGGGTTAGCATATAACAGTTGCAAGAGACCGGTTTTCATCTCCGTCTGTCTTGCACCTCTGGGAGGTCTTGCAAGATGAGCAAGCCTTCGTGGACTGTTGTGACATGGCCTCATACCGGCACCTTCGTTACGTGGCGGATCTTCAGCCATCTCTTCGGCTATTGAGgatgttgaagaaatagaagcagaattttcttcttgcagcctcttttgtttggctaattgtttccttttctttctttgactgttaTTCCTTCGAGCTGTTCTTTCGATTTCTGGATCAAACAGTAAATTCTCTGCAGAAATCTTTCCTCGCATAAACAGGACAACAACCTAACCAGACAAGTTAGCGTGCACAAAAGATAACGAATAGTAACTGAAATTAAAAAGTACAAAATTGCTTAAAACGATAGAAATTGCGATTAAACAACTAATATCaaacgccagtccccggcaacggcgccatttgatgaaagtacaaaagcaagtattttcgttatatcgtatccacagggactagtgtgatatcaattgcacatacacaaattccatgattctaagtgcgggtttcttttgatttggtttcgtaacataaaattgcgataaaagtgcgtgataaactttcggataataaaaggttgtcggaactagattcattatctcgttagcatgtatcaatcaacctcactatatatatttcatttaccaatcattattatcacatatcatacatcgaacgtatccgtatccggattacgccgtgaaatctattatatctaCCAACGTTCGATgcctcgaatcattaatcgacataatagcattaagatctgatatttgacgtgattactaaactcaacatctatgtctaaatattgaagtttaataagtgattatcttttactcttgattcaaacaatatatgtctatgttgttcaaatctttttagaaatagacaattaaaacaagataacacttataatgattgataaagaaaacatatatattaagattaaattgactacatgttcacaaaataactacatctaatcccaacaacaaaggaatttagctagacatgataaaagtaaacttacaagaaaaagggatgaagaacatctcttgatttctcaagtataatgatgaatccaccttcaagaactcttaaaactaatattattcGTATCTTTGTTAACTATTACAAAACTCTATCTCTATGAAAATGGCTtctgagctctatttatagactttcaggacagaggagttcgctaagcgaaatgacgttcgctgagcgaactagttacttaagcaaggggtttcttgacacgtagcaaaaggcttgactcatcactttgttcgccgatgctcgctatctctcgctaacagacccttcctcccgggttgtgctcgccatctctcgctatctttcgctgagcgaacgttgAGTTTGCTGTCCTGTTCGCTGaatctcgctgaagctcgccatggaccctttgtccactggtttagttcgctgtagctcgctatggcttcgctgagcgaaggcttcaaaacctgcttttctagccattcctaacaaaaatgccttgggatcaattccttttagatttaatgtttatatttacaccaaaaggggttttaatcaagatttcttcataaaagtattggtaagtgctcatatttatcaaacattataactaaaattgggcaCTTATCACAGATCCATTTGTCTTTTTCAAGAGACACAAAACATGATTCATCAGGGAGTTCATCTAAGTATATGATATAAACATTCTTCTTTCTTGATCCattgaaaagaattttgtcagAAGATGAGTGTTTGATTTCACATGTATCAGGTTTAAATATAACCTTAAAACCATTgtcacataattgactaatgCTTATTAAGTTATGTTTAAGACCTTCTACATAATggacattttcaattttagcaGAGTTTATCTTACCAATTGTACCTTTACCTTTGATAGTAGCTGTCTCATTATTACCAAAAGTAActgatcctccttctttcttttcaaaggAAAGAAAGCTTTGTCTATCTCCAGTCATATGTCTGGAGCAgccactgtccaagtaccatgGCTTCTTCTTGACTGTGAGAAGACATTCCTGCATTTGTTTTTAGCATGCTTTTAGGTACCCATATCTTTCTGGGTCCTTGATGGTTAGTGTTATAATGACTCTTCTTATGTTGATAAGAAGAGTTTCTAGTCTGTTTTTTAAGAATGTTCTGAGATCGTTCTGAAAAGTATTTCCTATGATAATTTTGTTGTCTAGATtttctataacaaaaaggtTCAAGATGTCCTTCCTTATGACagtaagagcatttgtatatggGTTTATTTGGAACAAAAAGTTTCTTGTATAATTTTTGATTGTTGTAATTTTCAAAACCTAGGCCTGTTTTGCTAGAACTGCATTTTTGGGATCCTAGAATATTTTCAAAGGTTTTAGTAGACTTTACAAATTTGTTTATGTCATTTTCAAGCtttgaaatattttcctttagttttctattttctatttgtATGTTAGGGTTGATTTGTTCCTTCTGATTTTCTCTAAGTTCTTCTAATTTTCTATTATGAGCAATTTCCATGTTTTTGATTATTTCTTTTAATGTCTCATTTTCAGTTTTATATTCATCCTTCTCTTTGGAAATTTTGGTTACTTCTTCCTGAAGctgatcatattttttatttagagttAAGCTATCATAAAATAAGTTATCAAACAGATGTTCAGTTTTTTGACAAGAAGAACAAGTTTCAGCATTTACCTCGTGTGTTTCTGATCTTGTCATAAGGCATACATTtgcttcttgttcctcttcttcttctgggAGTTCATCTAATTCATCCCAGGTTGCCATCATTGATTTCTTTGCAAAAggttttttgagttttggacAATCACTTTTGTAGTGTCCAAATTGATTGCATTCATAGCATTGAATTTTGCTCATGTCAACTTCTGATTTTGCACTACTTCTTTTATTTGGAAATGTTCTTCTCatttgatttcttctcatcatgAGTCTTTGAATTCTCCTTGAGAGTAGAGCAAATTCTTCTTCATTATCTTCATCAAGCAAGTCTTTGCTGAAAAGAATTTCTTTCTGCTGAAGACACTCTTTTGTTTGAGAGTCCAGAgcaatcatctttttctttggaGATTTATCCTCTTGAAGTATTGCTTCATGAGCTTTAAGAGAACCAATTAAGTCCTCCATTTTAACTTCAGAGAGAGTTTTTGACTCTGTGATGGCTGTTACTATATGCCTCCATTCTTTAGGTAGACATCTTAGTATCTTTCTTACTCTTTCATGTGTGGTGTATGTTTTTCCAAGAGAGTTGAGTTCATTTATGATGATAGTGAATCTTCCATACATCTGATCAATGGATTCATCTTCCTTCATCTCAAATAACTCAAACTTTCTTACACCAATATCAATTCTTGTTTCTTTGACACGACTGGTTCCTTCATGATGAGTTTTGAGAGTATCCCACATTTCTTTAGCATTTTTGCATTGCATGATcctgtcatattcttccctgcacaaagcacttttaataaataattgagctttagtaTTTAAAAGTACCCTGTCTGCTTCAGTGGTTGTCCATTCAGCTTGAGGCTTTGGAGTGGTAGAATCTTTTGCCAATGGTGTGTATTCTCCATTTTCAATCACTGACCACATGTAGTTATCTTGTGATCTTAGGAATAGCTCCATTTTATCTTTCCAGTAGTAGTAGTCATTTCCTTCAAATAGTGGTGGCCTAGTTGATGATCCACCTTCTGAAATAAACTTTGCAGGTTTTGACatacttccttcctgaatcttttcctctaagcacttgttagatgctcaacctttagaggcagagctctgatgccaattgaaatagcaaagtttttcacaagaaagggggggtttgaattgtgacccttttaaaatttaaactcaagtcacaaaataaatagttagtgataaaattatttttgtgctcagtgagatcgttctaagaatgatctgtgctgtgtaaaaacagttgcagaaaataaaagtttaagggaaagaagataaacacaaagagttatcctggttcacccctaatctttgggttacgtccagtccccacctcctgtgagtttgtccactagaatcacttaaaAGTTACAGATCCAATACTTACAAATTCACCTTgatcttgacctaagatcaacaacttaccaaagctcctagagctttgAAACTTTCCTAGTCAACTTGACCAAtcaacactcaatcaatagtcacgtattgacttgagcaattACAATATAGATGATTTGTTTCTAAGCTTGATTTCAGACTCACTATAAAAGAGAAGCTTAGATGAAAGCACTCTAAAGAGATTGAAACTCAGATTATGATACAAAAGAGTGACTTAAAAAGGACTTTGAGCTAAAGAGATTGAATGGGATTTATATCACTTGAATTGCttgaaaactcttgctctttcccttggacttgattgccttttatagatgcttgcttgagattgaagcttggccttcaagtatatcagttagagagtaaaatagagctgttactcagtgct from Trifolium pratense cultivar HEN17-A07 linkage group LG1, ARS_RC_1.1, whole genome shotgun sequence includes these protein-coding regions:
- the LOC123892282 gene encoding uncharacterized protein LOC123892282, coding for MWDTLKTHHEGTSRVKETRIDIGVRKFELFEMKEDESIDQMYGRFTIIINELNSLGKTYTTHERVRKILRCLPKEWRHIVTAITESKTLSEVKMEDLIGSLKAHEAILQEDKSPKKKMIALDSQTKECLQQKEILFSKDLLDEDNEEEFALLSRRIQRLMMRRNQMRRTFPNKRSSAKSEVDMSKIQCYECNQFGHYKSDCPKLKKPFAKKSMMATWDELDELPEEEEEQEANVCLMTRSETHEVNAETCSSCQKTEHLFDNLFYDSLTLNKKYDQLQEEVTKISKEKDEYKTENETLKEIIKNMEIAHNRKLEELRENQKEQINPNIQIENRKLKENISKLENDINKFVKSTKTFENILGSQKCSSSKTGLGFENYNNQKLYKKLFVPNKPIYKCSYCHKEGHLEPFCYRKSRQQNYHRKYFSERSQNILKKQTRNSSYQHKKSHYNTNHQGPRKIWVPKSMLKTNAGMSSHSQEEAMVLGQWLLQTYDWR